The following are encoded in a window of Ranitomeya variabilis isolate aRanVar5 chromosome 6, aRanVar5.hap1, whole genome shotgun sequence genomic DNA:
- the LOC143781185 gene encoding chromobox protein homolog hpl-2-like, with amino-acid sequence MRQNLEVLKESLTTAQERYKRSADRFRKPAPMLKGRVVPPPQPVVIDGPEQFVVEEIVDSRIRKNRLQYLIRWQGYPPEEDSWEPVENINAQQKISRFHQRFPEKPGPGSS; translated from the exons atgaggcaaaatctggaggttctgaaggaatccctgaccacagctcaagaacgttataagagatcggctgatagattccgtaaacctgcacccatgctcaag ggacgtgtggtgccacctccgcagcctgtggtgattgatgggccagaacaatttgtggtggaggaaattgttgattccaggattcgcaagaatcggctccaatatctgataagatggcagggatatccccctgaggaagactcttgggaacctgtggaaaacatcaatgcccaacagaagatttctcgttttcatcagagattccctgagaaaccaggtccaggatcgtcctga